Proteins from a single region of Nocardiopsis dassonvillei subsp. dassonvillei DSM 43111:
- a CDS encoding ABC transporter ATP-binding protein, which yields MPGSPPTEAPAARGRHWVLRLLSACRRHPGLAAGVAAAAVLGTGLTALAPLAAQIAVDDAVQGRTDRIGVLALALLGAAALQFAGAFARQFLSGKLALGVQHDLRTAVFDSVQRLDGGKQDTLRTGQVMSRAGTDLQLVQGLLATAPQALGGLVLIVFAFSAMLWLSPVLTVVAAAVVVSFVVVTARVSRRMPPATMAVQRRTAEIAQHVEETVTGVRVVKAFGQEERETRRLADLAARLFGERMRVARMQAAPSATLGVLPYLGQAAVLVVGAWLVARGEVSLGALVAFSGYMVTLTAPSASLSNLVMSAQLVRPAALRVFDLADSRPDVTDAPDAADVPEGPVGVELDGVRFGYTRDSTVLDGLSLSVRPGETLALVGPSGSGKSTVSLLLPRFYDTTGGAVRIGPPGGAVDVRSLRLRSLRAAVGVAFEEPFLFSGSVADNIAYGRPHATREQVRAAARAAGADGFVCALPDGYDTPVGERGLTLSGGQRQRVALARTLLGDPRVLVLDDATSAVDASTEAAMVATLADVTADRTVLLVAHRRSTLALADRIAVLDGGRVVDVGTEAELTRRCPLFARLCAGDGGGVEEPAPAPGGGGSPLWPEPVPEAADPDEAALPAADDRPAERLDRTPPEEPGTRFGVRRVLAPVRALLALAVLLVLADALATTALPVVLRWGLDRGVAPGDAGVVAAVGAAALALVAVNWWVLALQPRVVTRTGESALYALRLRVFRHLHRLGVDFHERERGGGTMTRMTTDVTALSTFVESGLTIVVVNGATVLGMVVAMLVLDPGLALVALAVLPVLLAATLYFRRCVSLAYHLSRERIGEVNADLQEQVAGARESQAAGAEDGASERFAALSDRYRRTRLTAQRHIALYFPFVTLLGDVSTAAVLGAGAYRVAEGTLSVGVLTAFLLYLGMFYAPFQQLSVVFDSYQQARVGVDRIGGLLRTPPTAAASRRAVPAPVRRGGGRVRLEGVGFAYPGAGGPALADVTLSADPGETVALVGETGAGKSTVVRLIARFHDPDRGAVLVDGTDVRDLDPAEHRRRLGVVPQEPHLFTGTVADNVRYGRPGAGDREVEEAVRAVGALDAVSALPRGLRHPVGERGRGLSTGQRQLVALARAQLVDPDVLLLDEPSAGLDPGTERAVLTAMERLSRGRTTFVVTHSLATAARADRIAVLDGGRVVETGTHAELSASGGAYARLWRSSGAGPVPV from the coding sequence ATGCCCGGCTCCCCGCCGACCGAAGCGCCCGCAGCCCGGGGCCGCCACTGGGTCCTGCGGCTGCTGTCCGCCTGCCGCCGCCACCCGGGGCTGGCCGCGGGGGTGGCCGCGGCGGCCGTCCTGGGGACCGGGCTGACCGCGCTGGCCCCGCTGGCCGCCCAGATCGCCGTGGACGACGCGGTCCAGGGGCGCACGGACCGGATCGGCGTGCTCGCCCTCGCCCTGCTGGGAGCCGCCGCGCTCCAGTTCGCCGGGGCGTTCGCCCGCCAGTTCCTGTCCGGCAAGCTGGCCCTGGGCGTCCAGCACGACCTGCGCACGGCCGTGTTCGACTCGGTCCAGCGTCTCGACGGCGGCAAACAGGACACCCTGCGCACCGGCCAGGTGATGTCGCGCGCGGGCACCGACCTGCAACTGGTCCAGGGGCTGCTGGCCACCGCGCCGCAGGCCCTGGGCGGCCTCGTGCTCATCGTGTTCGCCTTCTCCGCGATGCTGTGGCTCTCCCCCGTGCTCACCGTCGTGGCCGCGGCCGTCGTGGTCTCCTTCGTCGTGGTGACGGCGCGCGTGAGCAGGCGCATGCCGCCCGCGACCATGGCCGTGCAGCGCCGCACCGCCGAGATCGCCCAGCACGTCGAGGAGACCGTGACCGGCGTCCGCGTCGTCAAGGCCTTCGGGCAGGAGGAGCGCGAGACCCGGCGTCTGGCCGACCTCGCCGCCCGCCTGTTCGGCGAGCGCATGCGGGTGGCCCGCATGCAGGCGGCCCCCAGCGCCACCCTCGGCGTGCTGCCCTACCTCGGCCAGGCCGCGGTGCTGGTGGTCGGCGCGTGGCTGGTCGCGCGCGGCGAGGTGTCCCTGGGCGCCCTCGTCGCCTTCTCCGGGTACATGGTCACCCTCACCGCGCCGTCGGCGTCCCTGTCCAACCTGGTCATGAGCGCCCAGCTCGTGCGGCCCGCGGCCCTGCGCGTGTTCGACCTCGCCGACTCCCGCCCCGACGTCACCGACGCGCCCGACGCCGCCGACGTGCCCGAGGGGCCGGTCGGCGTGGAGCTGGACGGCGTGCGCTTCGGCTACACCCGCGACTCCACCGTGCTCGACGGGCTGTCCCTGAGCGTGCGCCCGGGCGAGACCCTGGCGCTGGTCGGCCCCTCCGGGTCGGGCAAGTCCACCGTCTCGCTGCTGCTGCCGCGCTTCTACGACACCACCGGCGGCGCCGTGCGGATCGGCCCTCCCGGCGGCGCGGTGGACGTGCGCTCGCTTCGCCTACGCTCGCTGCGCGCCGCGGTCGGCGTGGCCTTCGAGGAGCCGTTCCTGTTCTCCGGCTCGGTCGCCGACAACATCGCGTACGGACGCCCGCACGCCACCCGCGAGCAGGTCCGCGCGGCGGCCCGCGCCGCCGGGGCCGACGGCTTCGTCTGCGCGCTCCCCGACGGCTACGACACCCCCGTGGGCGAGCGCGGCCTGACCCTGTCCGGCGGCCAGCGCCAGCGCGTGGCCCTGGCCCGCACGCTCCTGGGCGACCCCCGCGTCCTGGTGCTGGACGACGCCACCTCGGCCGTGGACGCCTCCACCGAGGCCGCCATGGTCGCCACGCTCGCCGACGTCACCGCCGACCGCACCGTCCTGCTCGTGGCCCACCGCAGGTCCACCCTCGCCCTCGCCGACCGGATCGCGGTGCTCGACGGCGGCCGGGTGGTGGACGTGGGCACCGAGGCGGAACTGACCCGGCGCTGCCCGCTCTTCGCGCGGCTGTGCGCCGGGGACGGGGGCGGCGTCGAGGAACCGGCCCCGGCCCCCGGGGGCGGCGGCTCCCCCCTGTGGCCCGAACCCGTGCCGGAGGCGGCCGACCCCGACGAGGCCGCGCTGCCCGCCGCCGACGACCGCCCCGCCGAGCGCCTGGACCGCACGCCGCCGGAGGAGCCCGGAACGCGCTTCGGCGTCCGCCGGGTGCTGGCCCCCGTCCGGGCACTGCTGGCCCTCGCCGTCCTGCTGGTCCTGGCCGACGCCCTGGCCACCACCGCCCTGCCCGTCGTGCTGCGCTGGGGCCTGGACCGGGGCGTCGCCCCCGGCGACGCGGGCGTGGTCGCGGCCGTGGGCGCGGCGGCCCTGGCCCTGGTGGCGGTCAACTGGTGGGTCCTGGCCCTCCAGCCCCGCGTGGTCACCCGGACCGGGGAGAGCGCCCTGTACGCCCTGCGCCTGCGCGTCTTCCGGCACCTGCACCGGCTCGGCGTGGACTTCCACGAGCGCGAGCGCGGCGGCGGGACCATGACCCGCATGACCACCGACGTCACCGCGCTGTCCACGTTCGTGGAGAGCGGGCTGACCATCGTCGTGGTCAACGGCGCCACCGTGCTGGGGATGGTCGTGGCGATGCTGGTGCTGGACCCGGGCCTGGCCCTGGTCGCCCTGGCGGTCCTGCCGGTGCTGCTCGCCGCGACCCTGTACTTCCGCCGCTGCGTGTCGCTGGCCTACCACCTGTCCCGGGAGCGGATCGGGGAGGTCAACGCCGACCTCCAGGAACAGGTGGCGGGGGCCCGCGAGTCCCAGGCGGCCGGGGCCGAGGACGGCGCGAGCGAGCGCTTCGCCGCCCTGTCCGACCGCTACCGCAGGACCAGGCTGACCGCCCAGCGCCACATCGCCCTGTACTTCCCGTTCGTCACCCTGCTCGGGGACGTGTCCACCGCCGCCGTCCTCGGTGCGGGCGCGTACCGGGTGGCGGAGGGCACCCTGTCGGTGGGCGTCCTGACCGCGTTCCTGCTCTACCTGGGGATGTTCTACGCCCCGTTCCAGCAGCTGTCGGTGGTCTTCGACAGCTACCAGCAGGCGCGCGTGGGCGTGGACCGCATCGGCGGACTGCTGCGCACGCCGCCCACCGCCGCGGCCTCCCGGCGCGCGGTCCCCGCACCGGTCCGGCGGGGCGGCGGCCGGGTGCGCCTGGAGGGGGTCGGCTTCGCCTACCCCGGCGCGGGCGGGCCCGCCCTGGCCGACGTCACCCTGTCCGCCGACCCGGGTGAGACCGTGGCGCTGGTCGGCGAGACCGGCGCCGGGAAGTCCACCGTGGTCAGGCTCATCGCCCGCTTCCACGACCCCGACCGGGGCGCGGTCCTGGTGGACGGGACGGACGTGCGCGACCTCGACCCGGCCGAGCACCGGCGCAGACTCGGGGTGGTCCCCCAGGAGCCCCACCTGTTCACCGGGACCGTCGCCGACAACGTGCGCTACGGACGCCCCGGGGCCGGCGACCGCGAGGTGGAGGAGGCCGTGCGCGCGGTCGGCGCCCTGGACGCCGTGTCGGCCCTGCCCCGGGGGCTGCGCCATCCGGTCGGCGAGCGCGGGCGCGGCCTGTCCACCGGGCAGCGCCAACTCGTCGCGCTGGCGCGGGCGCAGCTGGTGGACCCCGACGTGCTGCTGCTGGACGAGCCCTCCGCGGGGCTGGACCCGGGCACCGAGCGCGCCGTGCTGACGGCGATGGAACGCCTGTCCCGGGGGAGGACGACCTTCGTGGTCACCCACAGCCTGGCGACGGCCGCCCGCGCGGACCGGATCGCGGTGCTCGACGGCGGCCGGGTGGTCGAGACGGGCACGCACGCGGAGCTGTCGGCGTCGGGGGGCGCCTACGCCCGGTTGTGGCGGAGCAGCGGGGCGGGGCCCGTGCCGGTCTGA